The genomic stretch AGGACAAACAGGTTCAACAGGGTAGAAGTAGTTATGCCACCCAGGATAATGATGGCCATCGGGTATTCAATCTCCTGGCCTGGCTGATTGCCTGTTACTGCTATAGGGATAAGCGCCAGCGCAGCGGCCAGGGCGGTCATCAGGATGGGGCTCATGCGCTCCATAGCGCCTTTGATCACCAGGTGCAGGCTGAATGTTTCGTTCTCTTCCTGCTGCAGGTGCCGGTAATGGCTGATCAGCATGATGGCATTACGGGCCGCAATACCCAGTACCGTTACAAATCCCACCAGCGATCCCAGGGATAGAATACCCCCCGACAGCCATGCCGCCAGGATACAACCCAGCAGGGCTACAGGTAGGCTGAGCAGGATGAGCGTTGCGGTCCGGTAAGATTTAAAGTCAGCGTACAGCAGCAGGAATATGCCCAGCACCGATATTATGGCCAGCATATTCAATGCCCGCTGGGAAGCCTGCCGTTCGGCATATTCTCCCAGGATCTCCGGATGATAACCCGGCGGAAAGGAAATGCTTTTCAGGCGGGCCTCAATAGCTTTGGCCACGGTGCCCAGCGCCACTCCTTTAGTATTGCAGGTCACATCTATTCGCCTGGAAGCCGCTTCCCGCGTGATCTCATTAGGCGTGGGACTTACATATATATCTGCCAGGTCCTTCAGTGCAGCCCTGCCGCCTGTAGGAATATCCACCAGCAGGTGGGGGATAGCTGTAATATCACTTCTCTGCGGAGCTGTTCCCCATACCACTACGTCGAAGATCTTCTGGTCCTCGTATATCTCACCCACTTTAAGACCGTTAACCAGGGCGTTGATGGTCCGGCGCATGTCGGTGGCGTTAATGCCGAACCGGGCCGCTTTTTCAGGATTGTATTTTACGGCCAGCTGTGGCACCAGGGTTTGAGGCTGCACTTTCAGATCAGCGATGCCAGGCACAGAAGACAACGCGGTATTTACTTCTTTGGCTTTTGTTTCCAGCATGGCCAGATCAGATCCATAGATCCGGACCACGATGCTGGCGCTGGTGCCGGTCAATACCTCTTTCACCCGCTCGCGCAGGTAGGTCAGCACATCCCTGTAGAGACCTGGATAGCCATCCACCACCTCCTGGATCCGGGCGATGGTTGAATCATAGGGAACGTCCGGACTGATACTGATCCAGTTCTCCGTGAAGTTGGGGCCAACCACTTCATCGGCTACTTCCGCCCGGCCGATATGCGCACCAAAATTGCGTACGCCAGGGATGGCCCTTAGTTCCTTGCTCACCTGTACCGTGATCCGTTTGGAAGCTTCCAGGGAAGTGCCTGGCTTTTCCACCCAGTGCATCAGGAAATCATATTCTTTAAAGTGGGGTAAGAATTCTTCTCCTAAAAAGGGGAGGGAAGCGATACCCAGCACCAATAAAAGTCCTGTAGCGGCAAACACTCTGCGGGGTCTGGCCAGCAGGCCCTGTAATATCCTTTCATAACGTGGTTTTAACCATAGCACCAGTGCTGGTTCTTTGACCCGTTTGCCGGTCCGGGAAGCATATTTTTTGGGCAGCAATAATAAAGACAATGCGGGTGTCAGGGTGAGGGCCACAAAAAGGGAGGCAAGGATAGCCAGTATATAGGACAACGCCAGCGGCTGGAAGAAGGCGCCTGAAATGCCGGGCAGAAAAAACACCGGCATCAGCACCAGGGCCACAATGATGCTGCCGTATACCACCGCACTGCGTACTTCAAGAGAAGCATGCAGGACTACCTGGTAGGCAGGTAGAGGTTGCGGCAGCAGGCTGTTCAGCCGCAAACGCCGGACAATGTTCTCTACATCAATGATGGCATCGTCCACTACTTCGCCCAATGCTATCACCAGTCCTGCCAGCACCATGGTGTTGATGGTGCCTCCCTGGTAATGCAGCACCATCATGGCAATGAGCAGCGACAGGGGGATGGCCAGCACGCTGATCAGCGCAGTGCGCCAGTCGTTCAGAAAAAAGAACAACACAATGATGACCAGTACGCAGCCAATCAGCAGGGCTTTGTTCAGGTTATGCAGGGACATCTCAATGAAAGTCGCCGGCCGGAAGATGGTGGAGTCAAACTGCATATCTGCAAATCCTGGTTTCATTTCGGTCAGGACTTTCTCCACATGATGTGTCACATCCAGCGTATTGGCCTGCGGCTGTTTTTCAACGATCAGGAGCAACCCTTCTTTGTCGTTGATGACGGCATCACCGATGGGCGCCGGAAAACCCTCCAGTACTTCGGCTACTTCTCCAAGCGGGATGGGGGTGCCGTTTTTAGAAGGCAGGCTTATCCGGGCAAGGTCTTCCGCGGAATAAATATGCGGCAGGTTGGAAATGGCCATCCGCTGGTTGGGCATATCAACAAAACCACCGCCAAACTGCCGCACGGCGTCGGTCACAGCGGTGATCACCTGGTTAAGCGTGAGGTTATGCGCAAATAGTTTTTCCGGGATCACCTGTACCTGCAGCTGGCGGTCCCTTTGTCCCCATATGGCCACATTGGCCACACCGGGCACAGCCATCAGTCGTGGACGTAATGTCCAGCGTACCTGGGTGGTCATGTCCATCTGGGAAAGCTTGTCGGAGCTTACGCCGATCTTCAGCACGCGGCTGGTAGTGGAAAGCGGCTGCAGCATGACAGGCGGACGTGCTATAGCAGGCAGCTGCGCGGCCACCCGCCCGATGCGCTCCTGCACCAGCTGTCTTGCCTTGATAATATCTGTACCATTCTCAAATTCTATGCGGATGGAGGCAAGCCCCAGCACGGATTTTGATTTGAGGTGAATAGACCAGGGAATACCATTCAACGCGTTTTCAATGGGTACGGCTATCAATGCTTCTGTTTCAGCGGTAGACAGGCCTGGCGCTTCCACCTGTATTTCCACGTAAGGCGGGGCAAACTCGGGGAATACATCATAGGAAGCATCCTGGATAACACGGCTACCTATCACCAGCAGCAGGCCCATGACAACCACAACTACCAGTCGCAGCTGCAGGGAAAGTGATAATAGTCTTTTCATTATTTACCTCCTCCGAATTCGGTTCCAAACAATTCTGCTGTACCTGTTATGACAATCTTTTCGCCTCCCTTTAGCCCTCTTTTGATAACTGCCTGCTGATCTTCCACGCGCTCTATCTCCACCCGCTGGCGTTCAAAAGAAAGGGAATCGGTTTGCCGGTATACCCAGGAATTGCCATTGATATCATAAGCGATGGCGGAAAAGGGAATGACCATACCAGTAGCATTGCCCTTGAAGGGGATGTTCACGCTGACCCTTTCCCCCGGGCGGAAACGGCTGTCAGTATTGGGCAGTTCGTAATACTGATCCACGGACGTGTTCAAAGGATCTGCTGTCTGGGGTCCCTGCACCTGCCGTGCCAGGAATGTTTCCCTGGCGCCGCCAAAATCACTGACCAGTTGCACGGTTGCGGGCTTGCCCTTCTCTACCCGGTCAATATCGCCGGCATAGACCGGGACCCGGACCCAGAGGGCGTTGGTGGCCGCTATCTCTGCTATTGGCGCCGCGGCAGCTATTACCTGGGAGGGCGTGCTGAACACGCGCTGTACCCGGCCGGTCACCGGTGCATCAATAGAAAGGGTAGACAGGCTGTTGGCCA from Candidatus Pseudobacter hemicellulosilyticus encodes the following:
- a CDS encoding efflux RND transporter permease subunit, which gives rise to MKRLLSLSLQLRLVVVVVMGLLLVIGSRVIQDASYDVFPEFAPPYVEIQVEAPGLSTAETEALIAVPIENALNGIPWSIHLKSKSVLGLASIRIEFENGTDIIKARQLVQERIGRVAAQLPAIARPPVMLQPLSTTSRVLKIGVSSDKLSQMDMTTQVRWTLRPRLMAVPGVANVAIWGQRDRQLQVQVIPEKLFAHNLTLNQVITAVTDAVRQFGGGFVDMPNQRMAISNLPHIYSAEDLARISLPSKNGTPIPLGEVAEVLEGFPAPIGDAVINDKEGLLLIVEKQPQANTLDVTHHVEKVLTEMKPGFADMQFDSTIFRPATFIEMSLHNLNKALLIGCVLVIIVLFFFLNDWRTALISVLAIPLSLLIAMMVLHYQGGTINTMVLAGLVIALGEVVDDAIIDVENIVRRLRLNSLLPQPLPAYQVVLHASLEVRSAVVYGSIIVALVLMPVFFLPGISGAFFQPLALSYILAILASLFVALTLTPALSLLLLPKKYASRTGKRVKEPALVLWLKPRYERILQGLLARPRRVFAATGLLLVLGIASLPFLGEEFLPHFKEYDFLMHWVEKPGTSLEASKRITVQVSKELRAIPGVRNFGAHIGRAEVADEVVGPNFTENWISISPDVPYDSTIARIQEVVDGYPGLYRDVLTYLRERVKEVLTGTSASIVVRIYGSDLAMLETKAKEVNTALSSVPGIADLKVQPQTLVPQLAVKYNPEKAARFGINATDMRRTINALVNGLKVGEIYEDQKIFDVVVWGTAPQRSDITAIPHLLVDIPTGGRAALKDLADIYVSPTPNEITREAASRRIDVTCNTKGVALGTVAKAIEARLKSISFPPGYHPEILGEYAERQASQRALNMLAIISVLGIFLLLYADFKSYRTATLILLSLPVALLGCILAAWLSGGILSLGSLVGFVTVLGIAARNAIMLISHYRHLQQEENETFSLHLVIKGAMERMSPILMTALAAALALIPIAVTGNQPGQEIEYPMAIIILGGITTSTLLNLFVLPVIFWRFGKAKKEQQQETAGA
- a CDS encoding efflux RND transporter periplasmic adaptor subunit, with the protein product MRSHIHFLTAGFAMVFLAGCSSAPAPSKPVAPVAQSKPTKETSLNTLTLTADAYRRLGIQVVDVTAGNTSSGRVYSGELMTVPGGTVTITAPVAGTLLGASGSTGLQAGQLVTKGKQIYRLLILPSEKDLLSAREDIAQKEVQYTVVVQKVDRAKKLLEEKAGSLRAVQEAEAELAGIQATLNVARARLELLKGNGAAQLANSLSTLSIDAPVTGRVQRVFSTPSQVIAAAAPIAEIAATNALWVRVPVYAGDIDRVEKGKPATVQLVSDFGGARETFLARQVQGPQTADPLNTSVDQYYELPNTDSRFRPGERVSVNIPFKGNATGMVIPFSAIAYDINGNSWVYRQTDSLSFERQRVEIERVEDQQAVIKRGLKGGEKIVITGTAELFGTEFGGGK